One stretch of Corallococcus exiguus DNA includes these proteins:
- a CDS encoding TonB family protein: protein MAAARKNGLTLRITTPDGSIQETVSEAESVIVGSGAQAAVKIQDPRVSNLHVMLKVDNDGSVTAIDLGSEGGTQVSGQKLIIPTALKPGDVLTVGTSKVEVLFGEVPRPVAPAAAVAQPGVFQQRPVMPPAAPAAPPVAHSAPVPPNMRQAPPQRPAMNAAPTNVVGTVSTPRSAPAGALGTQVSQNVTSTPVFGPPPPPVAARKATPPQVAAARKPQPPPHLQEPLPRDAQPTPDAKVLQVSMLWGDQMLEVQHFKDGAPVTIGEGAKNTFTVFSPQVGKRHVLAVSKGDKLELRAPAGSGVFVTNNGDVRTKDALRAAGQLNNAASEQEQLFTLGLHDRAEVSLGTVAFVMRYVKPSPAILATSLSDRDFGFFKIAAICILAAAAFVTAMLLTPHTETKSADDVFESQQRVAKFLITPEKKVEAKKLQLSGVEEGAKAKDEEGKFGKEEAKQEEAAPSKPGTQVVDKSKKEKDRQVVGKVGLLGALKGMKGGASDVFGPGGIGTGINNSLGGLKGGAAMGDAHGVGGMGSRGTGNGGGGTALGIGGLGTQGNGRGTGGSGGIDLGGRGKSVTKVIPGKTTVIGGLDKDVIAKVIRRHQNEIKYCYESELNKNPSLAGKVAVAFTIDPAGAVADASVSESTLGSSPAEQCMISRIRRWKFPEPKGGGVVNVTYPWLFSPSGADAAE from the coding sequence ATGGCGGCGGCGAGAAAAAACGGTTTGACGCTTCGGATCACCACCCCGGACGGCTCCATCCAGGAGACGGTTTCGGAGGCGGAGAGTGTCATCGTGGGGTCGGGCGCCCAGGCGGCGGTGAAGATTCAGGATCCGCGCGTGTCCAACCTCCACGTGATGCTGAAGGTGGACAACGATGGCTCCGTGACGGCCATCGACCTGGGCAGTGAAGGCGGCACCCAGGTGTCCGGGCAGAAGCTCATCATCCCCACGGCGCTCAAGCCCGGGGACGTGCTCACGGTGGGCACATCAAAGGTGGAGGTGCTCTTCGGTGAGGTGCCCCGGCCGGTGGCTCCGGCGGCGGCGGTGGCGCAGCCCGGCGTGTTCCAGCAGCGCCCGGTGATGCCCCCGGCGGCTCCGGCGGCGCCTCCGGTGGCCCACTCGGCTCCGGTGCCTCCCAACATGCGGCAGGCTCCGCCTCAGCGGCCCGCGATGAACGCGGCGCCCACGAACGTGGTGGGCACGGTGAGCACGCCGCGCTCCGCTCCGGCGGGCGCGCTGGGCACGCAGGTGTCCCAGAACGTGACGTCCACCCCGGTGTTCGGCCCTCCGCCGCCTCCGGTGGCGGCGCGCAAGGCCACGCCTCCCCAGGTGGCCGCGGCCCGCAAGCCGCAGCCTCCGCCGCACCTGCAGGAGCCGCTGCCCCGGGACGCGCAGCCCACGCCGGACGCGAAGGTGCTCCAGGTGTCCATGCTCTGGGGCGACCAGATGCTGGAGGTCCAGCACTTCAAGGACGGCGCGCCGGTCACCATTGGCGAGGGCGCGAAGAACACCTTCACCGTCTTCTCTCCGCAGGTGGGCAAGCGCCACGTGCTCGCGGTGAGCAAGGGCGACAAGCTGGAGCTGCGCGCTCCGGCGGGCTCTGGCGTCTTCGTCACCAACAACGGCGATGTCCGCACGAAGGACGCGCTACGCGCCGCGGGCCAGCTCAACAACGCCGCGTCGGAGCAGGAGCAGCTCTTCACCCTGGGCCTGCATGACCGTGCGGAGGTGTCGCTGGGCACGGTGGCGTTCGTGATGCGCTACGTGAAGCCGTCGCCGGCCATCCTGGCGACGTCGCTTTCGGACCGCGACTTCGGCTTCTTCAAGATCGCCGCCATCTGCATCCTCGCGGCGGCGGCGTTCGTCACCGCCATGCTGCTGACGCCGCACACGGAGACGAAGTCCGCGGACGACGTCTTCGAGTCCCAGCAGCGCGTGGCCAAGTTCCTCATCACCCCGGAGAAGAAGGTGGAGGCGAAGAAGCTCCAGCTCTCCGGCGTGGAGGAGGGGGCCAAGGCCAAGGACGAAGAGGGCAAGTTCGGCAAGGAGGAGGCGAAGCAGGAAGAGGCCGCGCCCTCCAAGCCGGGCACCCAGGTGGTGGACAAGTCCAAGAAGGAGAAGGACCGCCAGGTGGTGGGCAAGGTGGGCCTCCTCGGCGCGCTCAAGGGCATGAAGGGTGGCGCTTCCGACGTGTTCGGTCCGGGCGGCATCGGCACGGGCATCAACAACTCGCTGGGCGGCCTCAAGGGCGGCGCGGCCATGGGTGACGCGCACGGCGTGGGCGGCATGGGTTCGCGCGGCACGGGCAACGGCGGTGGCGGTACGGCGCTGGGCATCGGCGGCCTGGGCACCCAGGGCAATGGCCGGGGCACGGGCGGATCCGGCGGCATCGACCTGGGCGGCCGTGGCAAGTCCGTCACCAAGGTCATCCCCGGCAAGACGACGGTGATTGGCGGCCTGGACAAGGACGTCATCGCCAAGGTCATCCGGCGGCACCAGAATGAGATCAAGTACTGCTACGAGTCGGAGCTGAACAAGAACCCGTCGCTGGCCGGCAAGGTCGCGGTGGCCTTCACCATCGACCCGGCGGGCGCGGTGGCGGACGCCAGCGTGTCCGAGTCCACGCTGGGCAGCTCTCCCGCGGAGCAGTGCATGATCTCCCGCATCCGCCGCTGGAAGTTCCCGGAGCCCAAGGGCGGCGGCGTGGTGAACGTGACGTACCCCTGGCTGTTCTCGCCCTCGGGTGCGGACGCCGCTGAGTAG
- the typA gene encoding translational GTPase TypA has product MISRENIRNVAIVAHVDHGKTTLVDHLLRQAGTFRSNEHVAERVMDSNDLEREKGITILAKNTAVSYKGMQINIIDTPGHADFGGEVERGLRLVDGVILLVDAAEGPLPQTRFVLTKALAMGLKTVLVINKIDRQDARAKEVLDLVYSLYIDLGANEEQLEMPVLYTVARQGQASTSLDVPGKTLEPLYDAIIKHIPPPPPPPAEQTTLQLLVANLDYDDYVGRLAVGRVQAGRITPNMPVSVVREGGKVQQGKIVKLFGFSGLKRQEIPDAGPGEIVSIAGIEEISIGDTIADFEKPVALPRITVDEPTMMMIFKVNDGPLAGKEGKYVTSRNLRERLYREAYRNVAVRVEDTATPDAFRVVGRGELALAVIIENMRREGYELTASNPEPITKTVDGQLHEPMELLFADVPENSVGVVTERLGPRKGRMTDMQQLGSGRTRLQFRIPARGLIGFRSEFLTITRGEGIMSSQFDGFEPWFGYIPKRANGAMVSDRLGDTVPYALFSIQERGQLFIGAGTTVYEGMIIGENAHPSELNVNCCREKKLTNIRAAGRDENVILVPPREMGLEKALEWIADDELVEVTPKSIRMRKKALAVGERYRAERERKREERADGE; this is encoded by the coding sequence ATGATCTCTCGCGAAAACATTCGCAACGTCGCCATTGTCGCCCACGTCGACCACGGCAAGACCACCCTCGTCGACCACCTGCTCCGGCAGGCGGGGACTTTCCGCTCCAATGAGCACGTGGCCGAGCGGGTCATGGACTCGAACGACCTCGAGCGCGAGAAGGGCATCACCATTCTCGCGAAGAACACTGCCGTCTCCTACAAGGGGATGCAGATCAACATCATCGACACGCCGGGCCACGCCGACTTCGGTGGCGAGGTGGAGCGCGGTCTGCGCCTGGTCGATGGCGTCATCCTGCTGGTGGACGCCGCCGAAGGCCCCCTGCCCCAGACGCGCTTCGTGCTCACCAAGGCGCTGGCCATGGGCCTGAAGACCGTGCTGGTCATCAACAAGATCGACCGTCAGGACGCCCGGGCCAAGGAAGTGCTGGACCTGGTGTACTCGCTCTACATCGACCTGGGCGCGAACGAAGAGCAGCTGGAGATGCCCGTCCTCTACACCGTCGCCCGCCAGGGTCAGGCCTCCACGTCGCTGGACGTGCCGGGCAAGACGCTGGAGCCGCTGTACGACGCCATCATCAAGCACATCCCGCCCCCGCCCCCGCCCCCGGCGGAGCAGACGACGCTGCAGCTGCTCGTCGCCAACCTGGACTACGACGACTACGTCGGCCGTCTGGCGGTGGGTCGCGTGCAGGCGGGCCGCATCACCCCGAACATGCCCGTGTCCGTCGTCCGCGAGGGCGGCAAGGTGCAGCAGGGCAAGATCGTCAAGCTGTTCGGATTCTCCGGCCTGAAGCGCCAGGAGATCCCGGACGCGGGCCCGGGTGAGATCGTCTCCATCGCGGGCATCGAGGAAATCAGCATCGGCGACACCATCGCGGACTTCGAGAAGCCCGTGGCGCTGCCGCGCATCACCGTGGACGAGCCCACGATGATGATGATCTTCAAGGTCAACGACGGGCCGCTGGCGGGCAAGGAGGGCAAGTACGTCACCTCCCGCAACCTGCGCGAGCGTCTGTACCGCGAGGCCTACCGCAACGTGGCCGTGCGCGTGGAGGACACCGCGACGCCGGACGCGTTCCGCGTGGTGGGCCGTGGCGAACTGGCGCTGGCGGTCATCATCGAGAACATGCGCCGCGAGGGCTACGAGCTCACGGCCTCCAACCCGGAGCCCATCACCAAGACGGTGGACGGCCAGCTCCACGAGCCCATGGAGCTGCTCTTCGCCGACGTGCCGGAGAACAGCGTGGGCGTGGTGACGGAGCGCCTGGGGCCCCGCAAGGGCCGCATGACGGACATGCAGCAGCTGGGCTCGGGCCGCACCCGGCTCCAGTTCCGCATCCCCGCGCGCGGACTCATCGGGTTCCGCTCGGAGTTCCTCACCATCACGCGCGGTGAGGGCATCATGAGCAGCCAGTTCGACGGCTTCGAGCCGTGGTTCGGCTACATCCCGAAGCGCGCCAACGGCGCCATGGTCTCCGACCGCCTGGGCGACACGGTGCCGTACGCACTGTTCAGCATCCAGGAGCGCGGCCAGCTCTTCATCGGCGCGGGCACCACCGTGTACGAGGGGATGATCATCGGCGAGAACGCGCACCCGTCCGAGCTCAACGTCAACTGCTGCCGCGAGAAGAAGCTCACCAACATCCGCGCCGCCGGCCGCGACGAGAACGTCATCCTCGTCCCGCCGCGCGAGATGGGGCTGGAGAAGGCCCTGGAGTGGATTGCCGACGACGAGCTCGTCGAGGTGACGCCCAAGTCCATCCGCATGCGCAAGAAGGCGCTGGCCGTGGGCGAGCGCTACCGCGCCGAGCGCGAGCGCAAGCGCGAAGAGCGCGCCGACGGGGAGTAG
- a CDS encoding AraC family transcriptional regulator, with product MESNAGKPRGLLYPRPDPRHFEHVRVLPAEDLRPWVEHFWAVRWDLRGQPPYLQQSLSHPSVHWAFQDGTSRVGGPHPGRFSITLEGLGGVFSIKFRPGGFFPFVGTPVSALTRRTASPGALLGPEALELEAAILTTDVARDADRERIALAEAFLRARMPAPDPNVALVQGLVTRILEDRAVTKVEDLLTPGGPGLRTLQRLFNRYVGVNPKWVIQRYRLHEAAERLRETPPPELARLALELGYFDQAHFIRDFRRIVGCTPAGYARQVAR from the coding sequence GTGGAGTCGAACGCGGGCAAGCCTCGGGGCCTGCTGTATCCCCGCCCGGATCCCCGGCACTTCGAGCACGTCCGCGTCCTGCCCGCGGAGGACCTGCGCCCGTGGGTCGAACACTTCTGGGCCGTGCGATGGGACCTGCGCGGACAGCCGCCCTACCTCCAGCAGAGCCTCAGCCACCCCTCCGTGCACTGGGCCTTCCAGGACGGCACGTCGCGCGTGGGTGGCCCGCACCCGGGCCGCTTCTCCATCACGCTGGAGGGGCTGGGCGGCGTGTTCAGCATCAAGTTCCGGCCCGGTGGCTTCTTCCCCTTCGTGGGGACGCCCGTGTCCGCCCTCACGCGACGAACCGCTTCACCCGGTGCGTTGCTGGGCCCGGAGGCGCTGGAGCTGGAGGCGGCCATCCTCACCACCGACGTCGCGCGAGACGCGGACCGCGAACGCATCGCCCTGGCGGAGGCCTTCCTGCGGGCCCGCATGCCCGCGCCGGATCCGAACGTGGCGCTCGTGCAGGGGCTCGTCACGCGCATCCTGGAGGACCGCGCGGTGACGAAGGTGGAGGACCTGCTCACGCCCGGAGGCCCGGGCCTGCGCACGCTGCAGCGGCTGTTCAACCGCTACGTGGGCGTGAATCCCAAGTGGGTCATCCAGCGCTACCGCCTGCATGAAGCCGCGGAGCGGCTGCGCGAAACGCCACCTCCGGAGCTGGCTCGGCTGGCGCTGGAACTGGGCTACTTCGATCAGGCGCACTTCATCCGCGACTTCCGGCGCATCGTGGGCTGCACACCCGCCGGATACGCCCGGCAGGTGGCGCGCTAG
- a CDS encoding tetratricopeptide repeat protein — protein MKVVLRFGALAVGVALAAGGVGEAAEETAPPRKVATKKSSSKAAARKAEAASKKDKEEAKKAELPPGVAPQDMRKGPARVKPATAKFADMPRIADSKKDALADKKRDEAIEGFKRLIPKLQETSTQKAEMQYRLSELYWEKSKYLYQLEMEKFLTAEKAYDAAVARGEKATAPEQDHRDSERYRAETMRIYEAILSEYPDYPARDEVLFSLGYNLYELNRRADAVARYEELIRDFPKSQFVPDAYIQLGNHYFENNKLAPAKENYEKARASGVPKIYAYATYKLSWCDFNAGDLDAGLKKLHEVVDYASQRGEELGDLRTEALNDLTVFYVQLDQPKEALAYFKQKAPAKRQGRLLAKTAAGLVDAGHFDSAILVYRTLIDDSPMGANAPEYQQAVVRAFEGLRQRQQVRKEMKRMVDLYRPGGEWWTANASNAGVLRNAFSVTEEAMRVMVTEYHQEAQKTRQVETYRLARDIYKQYVDAFASSDNPEFVADSAFNIRFFYAEILWALEEWEAAAGEYDAVVAFKIPDRDSAKEVSNEAYRKSASYNAVLAYDKLVKIERGQLSKSDLKDGQKVDEKKDKGDVAKQKLVKRDAKEQAEQSLTKFEDRLVAACDTYNNLYPGNQDEIDLRYQAAVILYDRAHFVDAARRFGEIIEKFPEERRSRDAADLTMYVLESREEWQELNTLSRKFLGNKKLSKPGSDFALRVSRVVEGSQYKYVDEVVYKKEKNPAKAAEEFLTFVTEFPKSENADRALTYAMVIAQEAGEVDKGIIAGERVLKEYPNSSFELKTRYTLSGLYEKVAEFKKAAAMSESFVAEYDAAVKARETQSKKAKDKKAKATTVAKKDDTPGAVEDVESKRAQKAAELKAQVDAAGEWVADALFNAGVWYDGLGESQKAVTAWNNYLARFKDRKDVPQVAFSIGLVWEKEKKWGDAARAFNRFVEDYGRDSRTAAGQAYLARYHELLSYQKLKDVRGQEKAQDELVRGWNKLAEGVRKDTAVLNAYGHARFLALEPTWKRFSDIKFTRVSTIRRDLTNKQKEMQRVEKEYAAVLATGSGEWGIAALTRIGLAYADFARNIMDSPDPSGLDEEQLSMYRGELENLALPLEDKSSEALEKGLQKAYELGIYSEWTLAAQDQINRLRPGAYAQVKPVTYRGSSDSRIASGVLKDLNGPISASAEPKPAAPEAVPAEGAKPAATPEGSEPAKSEPTASLEGVRP, from the coding sequence ATGAAGGTGGTTCTTCGGTTCGGTGCACTGGCGGTGGGCGTCGCGCTCGCGGCTGGTGGGGTGGGGGAGGCGGCGGAGGAGACGGCACCGCCGCGGAAGGTGGCGACGAAGAAGTCCTCTTCGAAGGCAGCGGCCAGGAAGGCCGAGGCCGCGAGCAAGAAGGACAAGGAGGAGGCGAAGAAGGCGGAGCTGCCACCCGGCGTGGCGCCCCAGGACATGCGCAAGGGCCCGGCGCGGGTGAAGCCCGCCACGGCCAAGTTCGCGGACATGCCGCGCATCGCGGACTCCAAGAAGGACGCGCTCGCGGACAAGAAGCGCGACGAGGCCATTGAAGGCTTCAAGCGCCTCATCCCCAAGCTGCAGGAGACCTCCACGCAGAAGGCGGAGATGCAGTACCGCCTGTCGGAGCTCTACTGGGAGAAGTCCAAGTACCTCTACCAGCTGGAGATGGAGAAGTTCCTCACGGCGGAGAAGGCCTACGACGCCGCCGTGGCGCGCGGTGAGAAGGCCACCGCGCCGGAGCAGGACCACCGCGACTCCGAGCGCTACCGCGCGGAGACGATGCGCATCTACGAGGCCATCCTCAGCGAGTACCCGGACTATCCGGCCCGCGACGAGGTCCTCTTCTCCCTGGGCTACAACCTCTACGAGCTCAACCGCCGCGCGGACGCGGTGGCGCGCTACGAGGAGCTGATCCGCGACTTCCCGAAGTCGCAGTTCGTCCCGGACGCGTACATCCAGCTGGGCAACCACTACTTCGAGAACAACAAGCTCGCGCCCGCGAAGGAGAACTACGAGAAGGCGCGCGCCTCTGGCGTGCCCAAAATCTACGCCTACGCCACCTACAAGCTGTCCTGGTGTGACTTCAACGCGGGCGACCTGGACGCGGGCCTGAAGAAGCTCCACGAGGTGGTGGACTACGCCAGCCAGCGTGGCGAGGAGCTGGGCGACCTGCGCACGGAGGCCCTCAACGACCTCACCGTCTTCTACGTCCAGCTGGATCAGCCGAAGGAGGCGCTCGCCTACTTCAAGCAGAAGGCTCCGGCCAAGCGTCAAGGCCGGCTGCTCGCGAAGACGGCGGCGGGCCTGGTGGACGCGGGCCACTTCGACAGCGCCATCCTGGTGTACCGCACGCTCATCGACGACTCGCCCATGGGCGCGAACGCGCCGGAGTACCAGCAGGCGGTGGTGCGTGCGTTCGAAGGCCTGCGCCAGCGCCAGCAGGTCCGCAAGGAGATGAAGCGGATGGTGGACCTCTACCGCCCGGGTGGCGAGTGGTGGACCGCCAACGCCAGCAACGCGGGCGTGCTGCGCAACGCCTTCAGCGTCACCGAAGAGGCCATGCGCGTGATGGTCACCGAGTACCACCAGGAGGCGCAGAAGACGCGCCAGGTGGAGACCTACCGGCTCGCGCGCGACATCTACAAGCAGTACGTGGACGCGTTCGCCTCCAGCGACAACCCGGAGTTCGTGGCGGACTCCGCCTTCAACATCCGCTTCTTCTACGCGGAAATCCTCTGGGCCCTGGAGGAGTGGGAGGCCGCCGCCGGTGAGTACGACGCCGTGGTGGCGTTCAAGATTCCGGACCGCGACTCCGCGAAGGAGGTCTCCAACGAGGCCTACCGCAAGAGCGCCTCGTACAACGCGGTGCTCGCGTACGACAAGCTGGTCAAGATTGAACGCGGCCAGCTCTCCAAGAGCGACCTGAAGGACGGCCAGAAGGTCGACGAGAAGAAGGACAAGGGCGACGTCGCCAAGCAGAAGCTGGTGAAGCGCGACGCCAAGGAGCAGGCCGAGCAGTCGCTCACGAAGTTCGAGGACCGGCTGGTCGCCGCGTGCGACACGTACAACAACCTCTACCCGGGCAACCAGGATGAGATCGACCTGCGCTACCAGGCCGCCGTCATCCTCTACGACCGCGCGCACTTCGTGGACGCGGCCCGCCGCTTCGGGGAGATCATCGAGAAGTTCCCGGAGGAGCGCCGCTCGCGCGACGCCGCGGACCTGACCATGTACGTGCTGGAGAGCCGCGAGGAGTGGCAGGAGCTCAACACGCTCTCGCGCAAGTTCCTGGGCAACAAGAAGCTGTCCAAGCCCGGTTCGGACTTCGCCCTGCGCGTGTCCCGCGTGGTGGAGGGCAGCCAGTACAAGTACGTGGATGAGGTCGTCTACAAGAAGGAGAAGAACCCGGCGAAGGCCGCCGAGGAGTTCCTCACCTTCGTGACGGAGTTCCCCAAGTCGGAGAACGCGGACCGCGCGCTCACCTACGCGATGGTCATCGCGCAGGAGGCCGGTGAAGTCGACAAGGGCATCATCGCTGGCGAGCGCGTCCTCAAGGAGTACCCGAACAGCAGCTTCGAGCTGAAGACGCGCTACACGCTGTCCGGCCTCTACGAGAAGGTCGCCGAGTTCAAGAAGGCCGCGGCCATGTCCGAGTCCTTCGTGGCCGAGTACGACGCGGCGGTGAAGGCCCGCGAGACTCAGTCGAAGAAGGCCAAGGACAAGAAGGCCAAGGCCACCACGGTCGCGAAGAAGGACGACACGCCGGGCGCCGTGGAGGACGTGGAGTCCAAGCGCGCGCAGAAGGCCGCCGAGCTCAAGGCGCAGGTGGACGCGGCGGGCGAGTGGGTGGCGGACGCGCTCTTCAACGCGGGCGTCTGGTACGACGGCCTGGGCGAGTCCCAGAAGGCCGTCACCGCCTGGAACAACTACCTGGCGCGCTTCAAGGACCGCAAGGACGTGCCGCAGGTGGCCTTCTCCATCGGCCTCGTCTGGGAGAAGGAGAAGAAGTGGGGCGACGCGGCCCGCGCCTTCAACCGGTTCGTGGAGGACTACGGCCGCGACTCGCGCACCGCCGCGGGGCAGGCGTACCTGGCGCGGTACCACGAGCTGCTCTCGTACCAGAAGCTGAAGGACGTGCGCGGCCAGGAGAAGGCGCAGGACGAGCTGGTGCGCGGCTGGAACAAGCTCGCGGAGGGCGTGCGCAAGGACACCGCGGTGCTCAACGCGTACGGCCACGCGCGCTTCCTGGCGCTGGAGCCCACGTGGAAGCGCTTCTCGGACATCAAGTTCACGCGCGTTTCCACCATCCGCCGCGACCTGACGAACAAGCAGAAGGAGATGCAGCGCGTGGAGAAGGAGTACGCGGCGGTGCTCGCCACGGGCTCCGGCGAGTGGGGCATCGCGGCGCTGACCCGCATCGGCCTCGCGTACGCGGACTTCGCTCGCAACATCATGGACTCGCCGGACCCCTCCGGTCTGGATGAAGAGCAGCTCAGCATGTACCGCGGCGAGCTGGAGAACCTGGCGCTTCCGCTGGAGGACAAGTCCAGCGAGGCCCTGGAGAAGGGTCTCCAGAAGGCCTACGAGCTGGGCATCTACAGCGAGTGGACCCTGGCCGCGCAGGATCAGATCAACCGCCTGCGCCCGGGTGCCTACGCCCAGGTGAAGCCGGTGACGTACCGGGGCAGCAGTGATTCGCGCATCGCCTCGGGCGTGCTGAAGGACCTCAACGGCCCCATCAGCGCCTCCGCGGAGCCGAAGCCCGCCGCGCCGGAAGCGGTGCCCGCCGAGGGCGCGAAGCCCGCCGCCACGCCGGAGGGCTCGGAGCCCGCGAAGTCCGAGCCCACCGCGTCGCTCGAGGGGGTGCGGCCGTGA
- a CDS encoding tetratricopeptide repeat protein — protein MKTNHSIDISSQLKGMGTTGMNGFRTKRMFLAGAFAFAFTTACATGPRPTPVAMNAVEKPAVTVPAAAPPPAPADKGDADGQFAQALKAYEAGDLDAARKGFEAVVSHEPKALNARFNLGVIAEKQGRPADARVAYEQVLALNPAHTPSVMNLGLMHRHAGQLDEALSLYMKALQTPGHEHDEPVLNALAATYRLAGKLDEAEATGRRVLARSKDNPEAYKTLALVAYDRGQYRLAELLVINARKVAQDDPAISNTLGMIYLKMDDRPRALAQFQKAVSLDDTFAPGHLNLGALALSYRDYVGAEKAFTKALSLEPDGLEGQLYLAYALDGQKGLDPKKGVAAGEAFEKVLARSADKPEAVCGAGWAYATERGAFEKAIAFLDRCKELSSTTDQDKQLITAKVNGLQNMLKNPPPAPAPAATAEAEGEGEEKKDAAASGGAGSSVMNQLPQDTSAPEQEAPAEEPAAPASDDASGNGQTAPTPAPTP, from the coding sequence GTGAAGACGAACCACAGCATCGACATCAGCAGCCAGTTGAAGGGGATGGGGACGACGGGGATGAACGGCTTTCGCACCAAGCGCATGTTCCTGGCGGGGGCCTTCGCCTTCGCCTTCACCACGGCCTGCGCCACGGGCCCCAGGCCCACGCCCGTCGCGATGAACGCGGTGGAGAAGCCCGCCGTCACGGTCCCCGCCGCCGCGCCCCCTCCCGCTCCGGCGGACAAGGGCGACGCGGACGGCCAGTTCGCGCAGGCCCTGAAGGCCTACGAGGCCGGGGACCTGGACGCCGCTCGCAAGGGCTTCGAGGCCGTCGTCTCCCACGAGCCCAAGGCGCTCAACGCGCGCTTCAACCTGGGCGTCATCGCGGAGAAGCAGGGCCGCCCCGCCGACGCCCGCGTGGCGTACGAGCAGGTGCTCGCCCTGAACCCGGCGCACACGCCGTCCGTGATGAACCTGGGGCTGATGCACCGGCACGCGGGCCAGCTGGACGAGGCCCTGTCGCTGTACATGAAGGCGCTCCAGACGCCGGGCCATGAACACGATGAGCCCGTGCTCAACGCGCTGGCCGCGACGTACCGGCTGGCGGGCAAGCTGGACGAGGCGGAGGCCACCGGCCGGCGCGTGCTCGCGCGCAGCAAGGACAACCCGGAGGCGTACAAGACGCTGGCGCTGGTGGCGTACGACCGGGGCCAGTACCGGCTGGCGGAGCTGCTGGTCATCAACGCGCGCAAGGTGGCGCAGGACGACCCGGCCATCTCCAACACGCTGGGGATGATCTACCTGAAGATGGACGACCGCCCGCGCGCCCTGGCCCAGTTCCAGAAGGCCGTGTCGCTGGATGACACCTTCGCGCCCGGCCACCTCAACCTGGGCGCCCTGGCGCTGAGCTACCGCGACTACGTGGGCGCGGAGAAGGCCTTCACCAAGGCCCTGTCCCTGGAGCCGGACGGCCTGGAGGGCCAGCTGTACCTGGCGTACGCGCTGGACGGGCAGAAGGGCCTGGATCCGAAGAAGGGCGTCGCCGCGGGCGAGGCGTTCGAGAAGGTGCTCGCGCGCTCCGCGGACAAGCCGGAGGCGGTGTGCGGCGCGGGCTGGGCGTACGCGACCGAGCGCGGGGCCTTCGAGAAGGCCATCGCATTCCTGGACCGCTGCAAGGAGCTGTCGTCCACGACGGATCAGGACAAGCAGCTCATCACCGCCAAGGTCAACGGCCTGCAGAACATGCTCAAGAACCCGCCGCCCGCGCCGGCTCCGGCCGCCACCGCGGAGGCCGAGGGCGAGGGCGAGGAGAAGAAGGACGCCGCCGCTAGCGGGGGCGCGGGCTCGTCCGTGATGAACCAGCTGCCCCAGGACACCAGCGCTCCCGAGCAGGAGGCTCCGGCGGAAGAGCCGGCTGCCCCCGCGTCCGACGATGCGTCCGGCAATGGACAGACGGCCCCGACGCCTGCTCCGACGCCCTGA
- the cglE gene encoding adventurous gliding motility protein CglE, translated as MRKSLLLAALALATPALGATPPEGVPFEPRRGFFTETDVGVFFTVGGENSYSNAQSYVQLGIGYDLTERLSLGAHFALGSSAQNCFAGYLPDSNVCALSDNFTVAFGDLTAAYHVRLANRFYLTPKVAAGYTRLDPTPVDPDQGDPGRSINAFNAGLGVGVEYATSFDHFSVGADLLGRYIFGPNIMTFAVFPRVKYTF; from the coding sequence GTGAGGAAGTCGCTGCTGTTGGCCGCGCTCGCGCTGGCGACGCCGGCCCTGGGGGCCACGCCGCCGGAGGGCGTACCGTTCGAGCCGCGCCGGGGGTTCTTCACCGAGACCGACGTCGGGGTGTTCTTCACGGTGGGCGGCGAGAACAGCTACTCCAACGCGCAGTCGTACGTGCAGTTGGGCATTGGCTATGACTTGACGGAGCGGCTGTCGCTGGGCGCCCACTTCGCGCTGGGCTCCTCCGCGCAGAACTGCTTCGCGGGCTACCTGCCGGACTCCAACGTCTGCGCCCTGTCCGACAACTTCACCGTGGCCTTCGGCGACCTGACGGCCGCGTACCACGTGCGGCTGGCCAACCGCTTCTACCTGACGCCCAAGGTGGCGGCGGGCTACACGCGGTTGGATCCCACGCCGGTGGATCCGGACCAGGGCGACCCGGGCCGCTCCATCAACGCCTTCAACGCGGGCCTGGGCGTGGGCGTGGAGTACGCCACGTCCTTCGACCACTTCTCCGTGGGCGCGGATCTGCTCGGGCGCTACATCTTCGGGCCCAACATCATGACGTTCGCGGTGTTCCCGCGCGTGAAGTACACGTTCTAG